A stretch of the Coturnix japonica isolate 7356 chromosome 27, Coturnix japonica 2.1, whole genome shotgun sequence genome encodes the following:
- the WNT9B gene encoding protein Wnt-9b, which produces MRAAVCRLFLLLLLLLLLLLLPPPPAAAYFGLTGKEALTHFPSLGTSTNSAQGKAHMKQCDLLKLSRKQKRLCRREPGLAETLRDAIRLGIMECQFQFRSERWNCSLEGRTSLLKRGFKETAFLYAVSSAALTHSLARACSAGRMERCTCDDSPDLENRKAWQWGVCGDNLKYSTKFLKKFLGQKRIGKDLRAKVDIHNTNVGIKAVKNGLKTTCKCHGVSGSCAVRTCWKQLSPFHEIGRLLKLRYDDAVKVFSTTNDAVGHSELASPQRHSHSTKHHASPRATDLVYVEDSPSFCRPSKYSLGTAGRTCSREGNCDSMCCGRGYNTQSHLVTFSCHCQVQWCCYVECQQCMQEEVVYSCKQ; this is translated from the exons cCTGACTGGGAAAGAAGCCCTGACCCACTTCCCCTCCTTAGGAACCTCGACAAACTCTGCCCAGGGGAAGGCTCACATGAAGCAGTGTGACTTGCTGAAACTGTCCCGCAAGCAGAAGAGACTGTGTCGGAGGGAGCCTGGCTTGGCGGAGACGTTGCGTGATGCCATCCGCCTTGGGATCATGGAATGCCAGTTCCAGTTTCGCAGTGAACGCTGGAACTGCAGCCTGGAGGGACGGACCAGTCTGCTGAAGCGAG GTTTTAAGGAAACAGCCTTCCTATATGCAGTGTCTTCTGCAGCTCTCACCCATTCCTTGGCCAGAGCGTGCAGTGCAGGGCGCATGGAGCGCTGCACCTGTGATGATTCTCCAGACCTGGAGAACCGCAAGGCCTGGCAATGGGGCGTGTGTGGGGATAACCTCAAATACAGCACCAAGTTCCTGAAAAAGTTCCTCGGTCAGAAGAGGATTGGAAAAGATCTGCGGGCCAAGGTGGACATCCACAACACCAATGTGGGCATTAAG GCTGTCAAAAATGGACTCAAAACTACATGCAAGTGCCACGGCGTCTCCGGTTCATGTGCTGTTCGGACTTGTTGGAAGcagctttctcctttccatgAGATTGGACGACTGCTGAAGCTGCGCTATGATGATGCTGTCAAGGTCTTCAGCACCACCAATGATGCTGTGGGACACTCAGAGCTGGCCAGCCCACAGAGGCACAGCCATTCCACCAAGCACCATGCTTCGCCTCGTGCCACCGACTTGGTGTATGTGGAGGATTCCCCCAGTTTCTGCCGTCCCAGCAAATACTCCCTGGGGACTGCTGGGAGAACGTGCTCTCGAGAGGGCAACTGTGACAGCATGTGTTGTGGACGAGGCTACAACACCCAGAGCCACCTCGTTACCTTTTCTTGCCACTGTCAGGTTCAATGGTGCTGCTACGTTGAGTGCCAACAGTGCATGCAGGAAGAAGTGGTCTACAGTTGCAAGCAGTAA